One window of the Eucalyptus grandis isolate ANBG69807.140 chromosome 6, ASM1654582v1, whole genome shotgun sequence genome contains the following:
- the LOC104451995 gene encoding probable transcription factor At3g04930: MESSSPRHHHHHHHHHPPRTTVQTPHQTQKPSPRRLPDHHRRRDPAASPPSKFHRIWSEADEIRFLQCLLDCASSQRLSFPRDLRVFYRRFSAASAASQPYSNSQLYEKLRGLRKKFRAVSSRLDRGALDPSRLSPHDRELFDLSERLWAPKYASVSPFAAGNGTGNGNGNGGGGSGDVVPDDGVGLVGVRVSFAPELHLGSKGRDEYGKGVICCAEEEEDDEEEAEEEWEEDYVADDVHGNANGADAARGDCRGGLKMKEVNVDCDFGGREDRVVISNETTAGLGGGGVGGIGELVKRAALDVFDQSLEEVKAGFSQEPPLRCYCRCSCLSESLDSSFGAFKDRPRHLLDQRSAELDVFGRRLRMIIEEVLTRK, encoded by the coding sequence ATGGAGTCCTCCTCCCcacgccaccaccaccaccaccaccaccaccacccccctCGAACCACCGTCCAAACTCCCCATCAAACGCAAAAGCCCTCACCCCGCCGCCTCCCCgaccaccaccgccgccgcgaccccgccgcctccccgccctCCAAGTTCCACCGGATCTGGTCCGAGGCCGACGAGATCCGGTTCCTCCAGTGCCTCCTCGACTGCGCCTCCTCCCAGCGCCTCTCCTTCCCCCGCGACCTCCGCGTCTTCTACCGCCGCttctccgccgcctccgccgcctcccaGCCCTACTCCAATTCCCAGCTCTACGAGAAGCTCCGCGGTCTCCGCAAGAAGTTCCGCGCCGTCTCCTCCCGCCTCGACCGCGGCGCCCTCGACCCCTCCCGCCTCTCCCCCCATGACCGCGAGCTCTTCGACCTCTCCGAGAGGCTCTGGGCCCCCAAGTACGCCTCCGTCTCGCCCTTCGCCGCCGGCAATGGCACTGGCAATGGCAATGgcaatggcggcggcggcagcggcgatgTCGTGCCTGATGATGGGGTTGGCTTGGTAGGCGTTAGGGTTAGTTTCGCTCCGGAGTTGCATTTGGGGTCGAAAGGCCGGGACGAGTATGGTAAGGGCGTGATCTGTTGCgcagaggaagaggaggatgacgaggaggaggcggaggaggaatGGGAGGAGGATTACGTCGCTGACGACGTTCACGGCAATGCAAATGGTGCTGATGCCGCTCGTGGCGATTGTCGTGGAGGCTTGAAGATGAAAGAGGTGAACGTGGATTGCGATTTCGGCGGGCGAGAGGACAGGGTTGTGATTTCAAATGAGACTACTGCTGGCTTAGGCGGTGGTGGTGTTGGTGGGATCGGTGAATTGGTGAAGAGAGCTGCCCTGGATGTGTTTGATCAGTCTTTGGAAGAGGTCAAGGCGGGTTTTTCGCAAGAGCCGCCTCTGCGTTGTTATTGCAGATGTAGCTGCCTTTCCGAAAGCCTCGACTCTAGCTTTGGCGCGTTCAAGGATCGGCCAAGGCATTTGCTAGATCAAAGGTCGGCAGAGTTGGACGTTTTCGGTCGACGGTTGAGGATGATTATTGAGGAAGTACTTACCAGGAAGTGA
- the LOC104449712 gene encoding uncharacterized protein LOC104449712, producing the protein MDENSALIHQILREQQEELGSQVANRGSSHKEKDESHGWQTVVYPKRHRKAAAKPQPGRPGHDARPNGDADVFRSIELHAEERRRRVLEAQEAAAAAAAAGAGGGGSKRLSDDEDDSDAEGAGAVENGGVEAKKVKPKKPKKPKVTVAEAAAKIDAGHLNVFLADITASYESQQDIQLMRFADYFGRAFASVGSAQFPWLKIFKESPVAKLVDIPLAHISEDVYKTSVDWLSQKTPEALGSFVLWLLDSIVTDLTSHLGAVKGSKKVVQPAPSKSQVAIFAVLAMAVRRKPDALISLLSALKENPKYVGQDKLPVIVWVILQASQGDLVVGLYMWVHLLLPLLCGKSCNPQSRDLILQLVERILSSPKARPIILNGAVRKGERLIPPASLDQLMKVTFPAPSTRVKATERFESIYPTLKEVALAGSSGSKALKQIALQISNYAIKAAGEGIPDLSNEASNIFIWCLSQNSECYKHWDKLYLDNLDASVLILKKLSDDWRIHSSKQPNLDPLRETLKLFKQKNEKALAKEDDASHHALLKDADKYCKSMLGQLSKGPGCLKILMFLAILAIFAAVMFPNLQSWDWDLNKLLEKLNLPQNF; encoded by the exons atGGACGAGAATTCAGCCCTGATACACCAGATTCTGAGGGAGCAGCAGGAGGAGTTGGGGAGCCAGGTCGCCAATCGGGGCTCGAGCCACAAGGAGAAGGACGAAAGCCACGGTTGGCAGACCGTCGTCTACCCCAAGCGCCACCGGAAGGCCGCCGCGAAACCCCAGCCGGGCAGGCCCGGCCACGACGCCCGCCCCAACGGCGACGCCGACGTCTTCCGATCGATCGAGCTGCATGCCGAGGAGCGGCGCCGGCGGGTCCTCGAGGCCCaggaggccgccgccgccgccgccgcggcgggcgccggcggcggcggatcgAAGCGGCTCTCCGACGATGAGGACGATAGCGACGCGGAGGGCGCCGGCGCGGTCGAGAACGGCGGCGTCGAGGCGAAGAAGGTGAAGCCGAAGAAGCCGAAGAAGCCCAAGGTCACAGTGGCTGAGGCGGCTGCGAAGATCGACGCCGGGCATCTCAATGTATTCCTCGCTGACATAACG GCATCGTATGAATCGCAGCAGGATATACAACTGATGCGGTTTGCCGATTACTTTGGTCGTGCGTTTGCCTCAGTGGGCTCTGCACAATTCCCTTGGCTGAAGATATTCAAGGAGTCTCCTGTGGCAAAATTGGTTGAT ATCCCTCTGGCTCATATCTCAGAAGATGTCTATAAGACATCGGTTGATTGGCTCAGCCAGAAAACCCCTGAAGCACTTGGTTCGTTTGTATTATGGTTGCTTGATAGCATTGTCACTGATCTGACTAGTCATCTTGGAGCTGTTAAGGGATCCAAAAAGGTGGTTCAGCCAGCACCATCTAAGTCTCAG GTCGCCATATTTGCTGTCTTGGCAATGGCGGTGAGGCGAAAACCTGATGCATTGATTAGTTTGCTGTCTGCATTGAAGGAAAATCCTAAATATGTGGGTCAAGATAAGCTTCCGGTCATTGTTTGGGTGATTCTTCAG GCCTCCCAAGGAGACTTGGTTGTGGGCTTGTACATGTGGGTTCATCTTCTCCTGCCCCTGCTATGTGGCAAATCTTGCAATCCGCAGTCCAGAGACTTGATTTTACAGCTAGTTGAAAG AATCTTGTCCTCCCCAAAAGCCCGGCCGATTATCTTAAATGGCGCAGTCAGGAAAGGCGAACGCTTAATACCACCAGCATCTCTTGATCAATTGATGAAAGTTACTTTCCCGGCACCTTCAACTCGTGTAAAG GCAACTGAGAGGTTTGAGTCAATTTATCCGACTTTAAAAGAGGTTGCCCTTGCTGGCTCCTCTGGAAGCAAAGCATTGAAGCAGATAGCCCTGCAGATCTCAAATTATGCAATCAAAGCTGCTGGAGAAG GAATCCCTGATTTATCCAATGAAGCTAGTAACATTTTCATTTGGTGTTTGAGTCAAAATAGTGAATGTTACAAGCACTGG GACAAGCTTTATCTGGATAATCTGGACGCAAGTGTCCTTATTTTGAAGAAGTTGTCTGATGACTGGAGAATCCACTCATCTAAGCAACCTAATCTTGATCCTTTGAGAGAAACTTTAAAGCTTTTCAAGCAGAAG AATGAGAAAGCTTTGGCAAAGGAAGATGATGCTTCTCACCATGCATTACTCAAAGATGCTGACAAGTACTGCAAAAGCATGCTGGGGCAGTTGTCGAAGGGCCCCGGATGCTTGAAGATTCTGATGTTCCTTGCAATCCTGGCCATCTTTGCTGCAGTCATGTTCCCGAATTTGCAATCTTGGGATTGGGACTTGAACAAACTGCTCGAGAAATTAAACCTCCCCCAGAACTTCTAA
- the LOC104449713 gene encoding protein RSI-1 produces MAGRPYTPFLVLSLLLLIALSNVAEVHGKLRPSDCPNKCKFRCSATSHKKPCMFFCQKCCAKCLCVPPGTYGNKQVCPCYNNWKTKEGGPKCP; encoded by the exons ATGGCGGGACGTCCGTACACTCCCTTCTTGGTGCTCTCCCTTCTCCTCTTGATCGCGCTCTCCAATGTGGCTGAG GTTCACGGCAAGCTCCGGCCTTCAG ATTGCCCCAACAAATGCAAGTTCCGGTGCTCGGCGACGTCGCACAAGAAGCCGTGCATGTTCTTTTGCCAAAAGTGCTGCGCGAAATGCCTGTGCGTGCCTCCTGGAACTTATGGCAACAAACAAGTCTGCCCTTGCTACAACAACTGGAAGACCAAGGAAGGAGGCCCCAAATGCCCCTGA